In Tursiops truncatus isolate mTurTru1 chromosome 19, mTurTru1.mat.Y, whole genome shotgun sequence, a genomic segment contains:
- the BLVRB gene encoding flavin reductase (NADPH), whose product MAVKKIAIFGATGRTGLTTLAQAVQAGYEVTVLVRDTSRLPSEGPQPAHVIVGDVRQAADVDKTVAGQDAVIVLLGTGNDLSPTTVMSKGAQNIVAAMKAHGVDKVVACTSAFLLWDPSKVPPRLQDVTDDHIRMHKILQQSGLKYVAVMPPHIGDQPLTGAYSVTLDGRGPSRVISKHDLGHFMLRCLTTDEYNGHSTYPSHQYD is encoded by the exons ATGGCCGTCAAGAAGATTGCCATCTTCGGCGCCACCGGAAGGACCGGGCTCACCACCCTGGCGCAGGCGGTGCAAGCAG GCTATGAGGTGACAGTGCTGGTGCGGGACACCTCCAGGCTGCCCTCAGAGGGGCCCCAGCCGGCCCACGTGATAGTGGGTGACGTTCGGCAGGCGGCCGATGTGGACAAGACTGTGGCGGGGCAGGACGCCGTCATCGTGCTGCTGGGCACCGGCAATGACCTCA GTCCTACCACAGTGATGTCCAAGGGTGCCCAGAACATTGTGGCGGCCATGAAGGCCCACGGAGTGGACAAGGTCGTGGCCTGCACCTCGG CCTTCCTCCTGTGGGACCCGTCCAAGGTGCCCCCAAGACTGCAGGATGTGACTGATGACCATATCCGGATGCACAAGATACTGCAGCAGTCGGGCCTGAAGTACGTGGCTGTGATGCCACCACACATAG GAGACCAACCGCTGACTGGGGCCTACTCAGTGACCCTGGATGGACGAGGGCCCTCGAGGGTCATCTCCAAACACGACCTGGGCCACTTCATGCTGCGCTGCCTCACCACTGATGAGTACAACGGGCACAGCACCTACCCCTCCCATCAGTACGACTAG
- the SERTAD1 gene encoding SERTA domain-containing protein 1 isoform X1, with protein sequence MSRVASRKDRVPRGSVKGPGMMLSKGLKRKREEEEEEGKEALAVDTWWLDPGHPAVAQAPPAVASSSLFDLSVLKLHHSLRQSEPDLRHLVLVVNTLRRIQASMAPTAALPPVPSPPTAPGIADNLLASSDAALSASMASLLEDLSHIEGLSQAPQPLVDEGPPGRPTGGAPPSLGALDLLGPATGCLLDDGLEGLFEDIDTSMYDSELWAPASEGHKSSPEDGPGKEEAPELDEAELDYLMDVLVGTQALERPSGPGR encoded by the exons ATGTCCCGGGTGGCAAGCAGAAAAGACCGCGTCCCGCGGGGCAGCGTAAAGGGTCCCGGG ATGATGCTGAGCAAGGGCCTGAAGCGAAagcgggaggaggaggaggaggaggggaaagaagcCCTGGCAGTTGACACCTGGTGGCTGGATCCTGGCCACCCAGCAGTGGCACAGGCACCCCCAGCCGTGGCCTCCAGTTCCCTCTTTGACCTTTCGGTGCTCAAGCTCCACCACAGCCTGCGGCAGAGTGAACCAGACCTGCGGCACCTGGTGCTGGTAGTGAACACACTGCGGCGAATTCAGGCGTCCATGGCACCCACAGCTGCCCTGCCACCTGTGCCCAGCCCGCCTACAGCCCCAGGCATAGCTGACAACCTGCTGGCCAGCTCTGATGCCGCCCTCTCAGCCTCCATGGCCAGCCTTCTGGAGGACCTCAGCCATATTGAGGGCCTGAgccaggctccccagcccctggtagaTGAGGGGCCACCAGGCCGCCCCACTGGGGGAGCCCCACCCAGCTTGGGTGCCTTGGACCTGCTCGGCCCAGCCACTGGATGTCTGCTGGACGATGGGCTTGAGGGCCTGTTTGAGGACATTGACACATCCATGTATGACAGTGAACTTTGGGCACCAGCCTCTGAGGGCCACAAATCCAGCCCTGAGGATGGGCCAGGCAAGGAGGAAGCTCCAGAGCTGGATGAGGCCGAACTGGACTACCTCATGGACGTGCTGGTGGGCACACAGGCACTGGAGCGGCCATCAGGGCCAGGGCGCTGA
- the SERTAD3 gene encoding SERTA domain-containing protein 3 has protein sequence MVGGLKRKHSDLEEEEEDEKWDWGPAGLRSYQQALLRISLDKVQRSLGPRAPSLRRHVLIHNTLQQLQAALCLTPAPALPPEPLFLGEEDFSLSATIGSILRELETSMDETEPPQNPVAPPGPQNEVLPQPDPVFLEALSSRYLGDSGLDDFFLDIDTSAVEKEPSLAPPEPPHNLFCAPGSWEWNELDHIMEIILGS, from the coding sequence ATGGTAGGAGGCTTGAAGAGGAAACACTCAGatctggaggaggaagaggaggatgagaaGTGGGACTGGGGTCCAGCAGGCCTGCGGAGCTACCAGCAAGCCCTGCTCCGTATCTCCCTAGACAAAGTCCAGCGAAGCCTGGGCCCCCGAGCACCCAGCCTTCGCAGGCATGTCCTCATCCACAACACCCTCCAGCAGCTCCAAGCTGCGCTTTGCCTGACTCCtgcacctgccctgcccccagagccCCTCTTCCTGGGCGAGGAGGACTTCTCCCTGTCGGCCACCATCGGCTCTATTCTCAGGGAGCTGGAGACCTCCATGGATGAGACCGAGCCCCCTCAGAATCCAGTGGCTCCCCCAGGCCCTCAGAATGAAGTGCTGCCCCAGCCCGATCCAGTCTTCTTAGAAGCTCTGAGCTCCCGGTACCTGGGGGACTCTGGCCTGGATGACTTCTTCCTGGACATTGACACATCTGCAGTGGAGAAGGAGCCTTCACTGGCCCCACCAGAGCCTCCTCACAACCTTTTCTGTGCCCCAGGGTCCTGGGAGTGGAATGAACTAGATCACATCATGGAAATCATTCTGGGATCCTAA
- the SERTAD1 gene encoding SERTA domain-containing protein 1 isoform X2, producing the protein MMLSKGLKRKREEEEEEGKEALAVDTWWLDPGHPAVAQAPPAVASSSLFDLSVLKLHHSLRQSEPDLRHLVLVVNTLRRIQASMAPTAALPPVPSPPTAPGIADNLLASSDAALSASMASLLEDLSHIEGLSQAPQPLVDEGPPGRPTGGAPPSLGALDLLGPATGCLLDDGLEGLFEDIDTSMYDSELWAPASEGHKSSPEDGPGKEEAPELDEAELDYLMDVLVGTQALERPSGPGR; encoded by the coding sequence ATGATGCTGAGCAAGGGCCTGAAGCGAAagcgggaggaggaggaggaggaggggaaagaagcCCTGGCAGTTGACACCTGGTGGCTGGATCCTGGCCACCCAGCAGTGGCACAGGCACCCCCAGCCGTGGCCTCCAGTTCCCTCTTTGACCTTTCGGTGCTCAAGCTCCACCACAGCCTGCGGCAGAGTGAACCAGACCTGCGGCACCTGGTGCTGGTAGTGAACACACTGCGGCGAATTCAGGCGTCCATGGCACCCACAGCTGCCCTGCCACCTGTGCCCAGCCCGCCTACAGCCCCAGGCATAGCTGACAACCTGCTGGCCAGCTCTGATGCCGCCCTCTCAGCCTCCATGGCCAGCCTTCTGGAGGACCTCAGCCATATTGAGGGCCTGAgccaggctccccagcccctggtagaTGAGGGGCCACCAGGCCGCCCCACTGGGGGAGCCCCACCCAGCTTGGGTGCCTTGGACCTGCTCGGCCCAGCCACTGGATGTCTGCTGGACGATGGGCTTGAGGGCCTGTTTGAGGACATTGACACATCCATGTATGACAGTGAACTTTGGGCACCAGCCTCTGAGGGCCACAAATCCAGCCCTGAGGATGGGCCAGGCAAGGAGGAAGCTCCAGAGCTGGATGAGGCCGAACTGGACTACCTCATGGACGTGCTGGTGGGCACACAGGCACTGGAGCGGCCATCAGGGCCAGGGCGCTGA